AAGAATACTGCAACTCCTATGGAGCCGTAAGGTATACATAGGACAATGTAATTAGAGAATGAGGCACAGAGAAAAGTTTAGGACTTAGTTTCCCTTGTTTGTTATGTCTCTCTCAGTTTAAGTATACAACCATCCATGTATTCATCTTACGTAACAAGTTAAATGCCTTTtggcataatatataaattatattgaatCATTGATTGCTTTGATTATGGATATATGCCACATTCTCTGCCTTCATTTTTGTTGTTTGGGATGCAGagaaaatttattgtattttacatGTGTAAGCACAGAAAATTTGAAGCCCATAAATGAGCTGATTCGTATGCTTTGGGCATCATTTCGATGTAATTGAGccaattattgatttatttggattcgttaaattgtccaattaaattagcccaattgtccaaattaaatataattaatggtTAGTGGACTCAAATTGTGAGGATGGACTGATCCATATTTGGGGGTTGTTAtgcgtggacccaggtccaccttgcaaggtggacctgggtctacattcacatacactatactctacattcacatgcactatactctacatttacaatttgtaaactccacattcacacattacaggattatatgtttagtaactatactctacattcacaatttgtaaactctacattcacacattcaaaactctatattcacaggtcttatactccacattcacaacttgagaactccatattcacacattacagggctacaagttgctagcacttcttaactctattacagattcacacatgcataactctacattcacgatttctatacttcatattcacaatttgaaacctccacattcacacatttctggacaactctacattcacactttgaaacctctacattcacacatttttggacaactctatattcagcaatatgtttactaattaaaaaaaaaagaaaaaaaaagacaaaaacgacgtagttttggacccaggtccaccttgcaaggtggacctgggtccacagcataatttgccatggTCTGTcaagaaatatttatatatttaaattaattatttagtttaaATATATGATAAGATATTCATAtatgtaaattaattatttaatttgaatatgtgataagattatGAACTTGGATGCAATGGTGGCCAGATACATTctgaataaatatttatattatcttaaatattaattgataatataaggATAATATTGAAGAGTTTGGAGCCTAATGAAAATCTCTCATATTCTCCCCTATAAATAGAACCTTTCATTTCACACACTTGAGGAATTGAAGACATCTGGAGAAGCTCTGGATTGAAGAAGTCAAATCAAGTTAGAGAAGATTGAAGACCAAATATCGAAAAAATCAAGCTAAATGGATTGACGATCAAGCAAGCTAAAGATGATTGAAGATCGAATATTCAAGGGTTAAACCAAGTGGACTGAAGATCAAACCAATTTGAGTCCCGAGGCTTCTTGATAGAGATCTTGAACCCGCGCAatatttgaaattcaaatatattcttTGTTCATATTTTCCTGTTCacagattttggcacgcccagtgggacatctccgcctctcatctcttcacaaTGATCCAAATGGCATCAAGAAATCCCTTCTCCAAAAAGACTTACGCTCAAGCTACCGGCTCTAAGGCATCTTCTGTGGCCGACTCCGACGACAGGAGCGAGGTACAAGGTCCATTAACTCGGAGTCGAGCGAGGGACCTAGGGGTGGAGCTGGACGAGACCCAAAGCATTGCCCGCAACATCGTCCGAAGGCTTGGAGGCGGCTCCACCAGCTCAAAGAAAGCTACATATGATAGGGGTTCATCCTCAACAACAGAGACCGTTGGTAGCAAGAGTCCTACTCCCTCAACGAAAGCTGTTGGAAGCGAAAGTCCTACTCTCTCAAATGAAGCTACTGGAACCAAAAGTCCTTCCCCTATTCTTTCAAAAGGATCTACTAGCAGTGGAAGCTCATCTTCGCCATCGCCTATGTGGAAGGCAACATCGGAATAGACTCACGTCTACACAGTCATGCCTGCTATGACAATGAACGCAGCTTCGGTGGAGGAGCAACTGGCAAACATCACCGAAACTCTCGAGGGAATGTGTGTGCTTCTTCACAGTCAAGAAAGGAGGCTCAATGATCTCAGTGAAAAGGTTGAAAGCGGGAGAAATGGTGAAACAAGTCGAGCTTCTAGGAAACAACCCCAAACttaagaagatgaagttgataaAGAGTCACTAACGCATGATGGTAAGCCTGCTACAAGGATAGAAGAAACTGTATCTAGCCTACCTGCTAAAAAGAGCGTTCCGATCTCTAGCGGCATGATACCCGTTGAGAAACTGAATGACTACATCATGGGTTTCATCAAAGGAAAGCTTGAGGTGGGACAACGTTCTTATACATATGCCAAGCCATACACTCAAAGGATCGAGGAGCTAAGGATGCCGCTTGGGTATCAGTCGCCTAAATTCCAACAGTTTGATGGGAAGGGAAATCCTAGGCAACACATTGCTCATTTCGTGGAAACTTGCAACGAGGCTGGGACGTATGGTGATTACCTAGTTAAGCAATTTGTTCACTCGTTGAAGGGAACAACTTTTGACTGGTATACTGACCTTGAGCCAGGATGTATTGACAGTTGGCATGACATGGAGCGTGAATTCTGGATCGTTTCTATAGCACAACGAGAACTGTTAGCTTCGTGGAACTCACCACTACCCACCAGTGGAAAGGCGAGCCTTCCGTTGACTACATCGAAAGGTGGAGAAGCTTATACTTAAATTGTCAAGAAAGGATATCACAGCGTGCTGCTATTGACATGTGCATTCAAGGAATTCGCTTTGAGCTTTCTTACATCTTGCCAGGGATTAAGCCTAAAACATTCGTGGAACTATCTAGTCGAGCTCATGACATGGAATTGAATATCGCGGCCAGAGGTGGGTTGAGTGCGTTCAGCATACCAGGCTCTTCAAAGGATAATGGAAGGCAAGATTTTAAGAAAATGGCAAAACCCTTTCCAAAGCAAGAGAAAGGAGAAGCAATGAATGCAAAGGCTGGAgctattaaagtttttactaAGGCATCTGAACCTCTCAAGCCAAGACCATTTTATGGTCTGCCAAGTGGAAATAGGATGATGACTATAGAAGAGAGACAAGAGAAGCAACACCCGTTTCTAGAGTCCGATGTCTCCCTTATGTTTGATGAACTTCttaagttaaaattgactaaTCTACTAGAAATGAAGCGTCCCGAGGAAGCTTCTAGAGTTCAAGACCCTAATTATTGCAAGTATCACCGCCTCATTAGTCATCCTATTGAAAAGTGCTTTGTTTTCAAGGATAGAGTCATGGCGTTAGCTTGAAATGGAAAGATAAAACTTGCTGATGCTACTACAAGTACAAATCAAATTACGATATCACTTGGAAGGTTTGCTCCACTTCTCGAGGAAGATTCTAGAAGAAGGAGAGGAGGAGCTGAGAACAAAAGCGTCCACTCCCGTTCGTCGTTAAGCATGCTGCTCAAGCAAAGTTGCAACAAGTTGATGATACCTCGAGAGGTGGTTGGGTAACTATTACCCATAAGAAGCATAAGAAGGTGGTCAACCCTGTGAGATCGTCAAGGCAAGTAATAAAGAAATGGATTGAGAAGGGTCCATCAAAAAGCCCTATCTATAAGCTAAAGATGAAAAAGGATGTTAACAAATCGCGAACCCTTATGACACTGGCTCAATACATGCCGAAGGGGTTTGATTTGAAAAAAGTATGCATATCTAGTTCTTGTTTGAACACCAATGATGCGCCAATTGAAGTAGGAGAATGCTCATCCCATGTAGAAGACGAAGGGGAGGAAGTTCAAATGTATAAGGTTACTTCTTATTCTGCCGAGATCACATTTAGCGATGAAGATTTGCTACTTGGTGATATACCTCATAATCGCCCATTGTTTGTTGAGGGTTATGCATGTGAGAAGAAACTTAAAAGGATTCTAATTGATCAAGGGTCGGCTATCAACATCTTGTCGCTTCGAGCTTTAAAAGATCTTGGGTTCTCTGTAGATGATCTTGCCTAAAGTCGCCTGATGATTTAAGGATTTAATCAAGGGGGGCAAAGAGCATTGGGGGTCATTAGACTTGATTTGACAGTTGGAAAGCTAAGTTCAAGCACACTATGTCACGTTATAGATGCAAGACCATCTTATAACCTGTTGTTGGGACGACCATGGATACACGAGAATGGGGTGATTCCATCTTCATGACATCAATGTTTGATgtatgagaaaaatggagtagTGGAGAAGGTAGTTGGTGATGAAAGCCCATTCACTGAAGCTGAGTCTTACTTTGCTGATGCGAAGTTCTATATGAAAAAGCAAATTGTCGTAGAAGAGATTAACGAAAGTGAAGTTGATGCGCCGCCTAACCCAAAACGGAAGGGAAAACAAGTAGTTGAGCAACATCAACCAAGCAAGGAACTTGTCTTTCCTCTTACAAGGATTGACACGCTTAAAGCCCACGCAGAAGAGTCGCTTGAAGATAGAAGCAGCAATAAGACAAATCAAGTACTGCCCACGCAGCGCACTGAGGGCTTTGATCCAAATGCTTATAAACTCCTAGCAAGGTCTGGTTACGATCCTAATGAGCCACAAAGGTTGGGAAGGCTTATCCTAGAAGCTGGTGGCAAAGAATTTCTAAACAGCAAGAAGTTCATATGTGTAAGGGGTTGGGGTATGTTCCACCAAAACCCGTGAAGATATTCATAAATCGAGCTGCAAGTAACTGCATCACTATTGAGGAGCAAAGTCAAGATAAGAAGTAATCTGTTTTTGACAGGATTGGTAAGCTAGAGTCATGACAATCAGTCTTTAACAGGTTGGGGGTAAGTCCTAAGGAAGTCAAGAGGAAGCCTGTGCATGAGAGACTTTGACCTATCCCTATCATTAAGAAGCATACCAAGTCCCCTCTTGGCATAGAACCATCAAAGGACATCAAGAGTGCAGTCCCTTCTCGTATGAGACGAGAAACCGATGTTAATGTTCTGTGTGTCAAAGTTTTAAAGGCTTAGCCGAAGATTATTGTGCACACTTCTGtgcaagaagaaaatgaagaaagtaTGAAATCGAGTTATGCAACATATCAAAATGGTCAAGATGTGGATGCACCCAAGAGTTGGAGGTGATCACATGGCCATGATACTTTGATGAATGAGAAGAAATCCACCAAAAATGTTGCACGTGGTTAAACTGCTAAACATCTCGCTTGTCTATGGGTGGGCTCAAGTCATAGAGACTCATGGCCCTCATGAGTCTAAACTGCATATGATGAGCTCCTAGCCCGCAAGACTTTAAACTGTGTACGTCATTAACcattcaaaaagttatttgaactatgtttgacttgatctccttcgtgggagtacgtaggcagcttagaaattttattgtctaagttcagtcataacAAAAGAAAACTCCAATTCGTTTCCAAGATGttgattttattataattcaAGACAAGCAATATGGGCATGGAAAAGAAGATGAAAAGTCTGGAAAGCATTGCAAGTCTTGGAATGGAAGAGAATTGTCAAAGCATGTATTCCTGCAGCAATTGACCACTATTTAGTATTTTGGTCATATCTCGACTTATGTTGATCCGATTGAGGCGATCTAGGTGTCCTTGGAAAGCTAACTTACAGAGCTACAACTTTCATGAAGATATCTAGGCTTGAATACAATGTTTGAAGGGCCAAAGTTAAGGGAAAGAAGAAAGTTATGATGaggaattaaaattaattccttTCAAATTCACATGCAATAGTGTTGTGTTGTCTATCAAAAATTGAAGCCATGCAAGCAAGGtattgaaaaggaaaagaaaagtgaaATCACAAAGCCAAGAAGCAGTTTCGCAAATCGCAAACGACACCGCAAATCGCATACGACGCAGCGCTGGAAATTAAAGTCCCTCTTTTGACgaagcatttttttttgggcgagaaaggaaaaaacaaaTCGCAAAGTCCAGAGTAGAGGCAAAAGGGAAAAATTTTAAAGGGAAAGAATATAAGTAAAGCTACATTTGTGAAGTTGATCTTGAGGGtggttcttgattttcttctGTGCTTTGGGTCTTCTTTGTTTCACGGTTGAAACTGGTGGTGGTGAGCCTATTTATAGGATTTCTTAACAGTTAGATTGGGGTTCAAGATCAGTTAGGATACATAGTTTGAGTGGGTTGGAATCTTGATTGAGATCCAAGGTTTAATTGGAGTTCATATGAGATTCTATAGTCCTAATATGATTGAGATTATGGTGAATTTAAATTCTGTTGGGATTTGGGAACAAAACTTAGATCTTGACTGCACTGGCATTAGAAATGGCGTAAGAAGTCACATGTACAAGCCCAATgtgattgaaaattattgtggGCTTAATTAGCTCCTGGAAAATGAAGATACACTAACATGTAATCCTAGATGATCGCTCTTTAATTAATTTCGAGCCTTCCTCGCTCCAAGCACATCAAGTGGTATATCCAATCAAGTCTCGAGGGGACAATTTGTAAGCACAGAAAATTTGAAGCCGATAAATGGGATGATTCGTATGCTTTGGGCTTCATTTCGATGTAATTGAGccaattattgatttatttggatTCGTTAAATTGTCCAATTAAATCAGCTCAATTTCCcgaattaaatataattaatggcTAGTGGACTCAAATTGTGAGGATGGACCGATTCATATTTGGCCCGTCaagaaatatttatatttttaaattaattatttagtttaaATATATGATAAGATATtcatatttgtaaattaattatttaatttgaatatgtgataagattatGAACTTGGATGCAATGGTGGCTAGATACATTCTggataaatattcatattatcctaaatattaattgataatataaggATAATATTGAAGAGTTTGGAGCCTAGTGAAAATCTCTCATATTCTCCCCTATAGATAGAGCCCTTCATTAATTCCAAAAATCACACACTTGAGGAATTGAAGACATTTGGAGAAGCTCTGGATTGAAGAAGTCAAATTAAGCTAGAGAAGATTGAAGACCAaatatccaagaaatcaagCTAAGTGGATTGATGATCAAGCAAGCTAAAGTTGATTGAAGATCGAATATTCAAGCGTTAAACCAAGTggactgaagatcaagccaattTGAGTCTGGAGGCTCTTCAACGAAGATTAAGCAACAAAGCCCTTCATTGAAGTACAAAGCCGCATTCCGGAGGCCTTTCAGCCaaagtttcaagtcaagtaAACCAAGTAAAGAATCAGAGGATTTTCTTGATAGAGATCTTGTATCCGCGCAACATTTgatattcaaatatattcttTGTTCATGTTTTCCTGTTCACAACATGAGTAGACCATAGGTATTGTTGAAGGTAATAAGAGAAGTGTATAGTGACATTGAAATATTACAAGTACATGAGACTAAATATATTGCAAAGAATACACAAATGTAGGAAACTACTTTGCAGAGAAAACATGACAATCATATACACTAGAGAAATCTTAGAAACACATGTATATATTAGACTTATTTTTATCATGCCCCTCAAGATGAAGCTCCTAAAGAGATTTTAATCTTAAATCGTAAATTAAAAAACTTTGTCAGAGATTCCAATCTTGAACCGTAAATTAGAAAACCTAGAACATGACAAGGGTTTAATAAGGGTCATTTGAACAGAGCCTTCTCATCATAGCAAGAGCCCAACCGGACATCCCCCTATAGCTATGCCTCTCGACAAGGCTGACTTCTGGATTCGAATACATGATTTACCCCTTGGTTTTTTCTCGGAGAAATCACCTGCAACTATAGGAAATTTCATAGGTGAATTCTTGAGTGTTGATGAAGACACAACCAACGGATGGTGGAATGCCTTCATTCGCATAAGGGTCAGAATCAATATCACAAAACCTCTTGTCAGTGGAATGCGTATTAGACGAAATGGTGGTGACTGGAGCTGGATCTCTTTCCGGTATGAAAGGTTGTCAAACTTCTGTTCATTTGCGGACTTTTAGGGCACACCGAGAAATTATGTATCAAGCTCTTTGAAGGTTTCTCTCCGACTGTTGAGAAGTAATTTGGGTTGTGGTTATGAGCGCAAACTTGTCGGCCATCACCTGTTACCGGCAATAGATGGGTTATTTCCGAGCAATATGGTTGCAACATGACAATGAATCTCATCGGCCAGAATAAGGACATTGCTGTAGCGGGTACAAGCGCATATCCCAGCTAGGTACAAAAGACCACCTAGTGTACGCATCTCCCAATGAAGAAACACGTATCCTCGGGTACATTAATGTCCATGTTTTACCCTCCAGCCACGATAAAAATGACGTTAATATGGACAGGTAAATGATGCTATTCCAGATGGGCTGACTCTTGATCAGAAAAGACGAAGAACTGACTCATCTGGGCCTTCTATTGAGCTTGTGTTTGGGCCTAATGTTGAGCCCACTGCCTCTCTAATTGACCTTAATAGGCCTCATGATGTTTCAAAAATACTTGTTAAAGGCGGGATATGTGATTCAAGCTCGCCTAGAACAATGAGTCTTTTATCTTGAAACTGTCATGGGCTTGCGAACCCAAAACAGTTCAAGTCTTAGTGGACCTTGTCCACTCTAAGAAGCccaatgttatatttatagctGAAACTTTTGCAGGTACAAACAAAATTCATCTAATGATAATCAAAATGGGATAACCGGTCTGTTTTATGTTAACAATGAAGGCCACAGTGGCGTTCTGACACTCTTATGGAAGGATGGGACTAATGTTTCAATCACGTCCTTTTCTAAACATCATATCAACGCTACTATCTGCATCTCTTCTGATAATATCGAATGGCATTTCACCGACTACTATGGCATCCCCGAAAGACACCGCCGACAAGAATCTTGGTATCTTTTCAGGCATCTATCCACTAGTAGCTCCCTCCCGTGGGTGGTCATGGGAGACTTCAATGACATCATGCACCCAGAGGAGAAAATGGGCGGCAACCCCCAACCCATACGTCTAATTCATGACTTCCGTGAAGTTGTTGAGGCGAGTGGTTTAAAAGATTTCGCATTTGATAGATACTAATTCACCTGGGAACGTTCTAAATACACTCCTAATTGGGTTTCCAATTCTTGGTGTGACCTCTTCACTAATGCTAAAGCTGGCTCTATCACCACCCTAAAGAGCGATCATATGCCTCTCCACCTAGAAATTCTACCGCCTCCAGCCCCCAACCTTAAAATTCGATACCAACTTGAGAATCTTTGGCTGCGCGATGTCCGCTGTAGGGAGGTTATGATTGAGTCATGGTCGAAATCTCAGGGGCATACGCTAATGGATAAGGTTGGTCGTTGCGGCAAACCAATTTGGATTTAGGGAAATGATTTCGCTCGGAACTTTCAGCGACAATTGGACTACTGGCGTTGATGAATGGAGTCAACAAAAAACATACAGGACCAACATGCCTATCTTTATTCAATGAAGCACAGACACAATACTTACGGGTTTTACAACAACAAAGTGACTACTGGCGCCAATGTGCGAAGAAATTTTTGGTTAAAAGATGGTGATACTAACTCTAGTTTCTTCCACAAATCTGTTAGAAGAAGGCAACAAACTAACTAGATAACCAAGCTCAAGAATAGAGAAGGCAATTGGGTTTAAGGAGGTACCGATCTAGACACTCTCATTATTTCCATGATTTGTTTGGCCCTAATGAGCAATGTGTGTGCTGCTACTGATTATATTGATCCTCTGATAAATGATACTCATAACCTCTCCTTGAGTAGACTCGTTATTTTCCAAGAGGttaaaaatgctattttttataTGAAGCCTGATAAATCCCTTAGCCCTAATGGGCTTAATCCGGGATCTTATCAACTTTTCTAGGACATTATGTGCAATGACCTCCTGCATTTCTGCTCTGACTTCTTCACCTCTAGGAAACTGCATCCGACCAAATGGTTAACTACACAAAATCTTCCCTCTCCTTTAGTAGGAACACAAATGTGACCTCTAAGAGTCTTTTTGCAACATCATGGGCATTAGGGAGAGCAACCTTAATGGAAACTACCTTGGCCTACCCTCTATTATTGGCATAAATAAACGTGAAATTTTGGGCTTTATTAAAGACAAAGTGGTAGGTAGAATCAAAAGCTAGACTCATAGATCCCTTTCCAGAGCTAGAAGAGAGGTCCTCTTAAAGAATGTTATTCAGGTTATTTCAACTTTTGTAATCAGTGTCTTCCTCTTACCAGTAGAGATGGGTAACGATATTAAGAGAACAATGAACAGTTTCTGGTGGGGCTGTGATGGTGAGAGAAATAAAGGTATTAGATGGAAAAGCCGAGAGAGGTTGAGTGTCTCTAAAAATGGGGTGGAATGTGTTTCAAGATGATAAGATAATTTAACTTAGCCATTTTGGGAAAGCAAGCCTGGTTCCTTATTCAGCAACCAAACTCTTTACTCTCAAGAGTTTACAAAGCCAAATacttccccaatttcaccttctTAGAAGCTAGAATTGGCAACAATCCCTCCTTCATATGAAGAAGTATCTTGGAGTCCAAAACTATTCTCAAGAGTGGCTGTAGATGGAGAATAGGAGATGGGAAATCAATTAGTATTTGGAAGGATCCCCAGTTCCCCAACAGTAATTGTCCATGTATTCAGACTCTAGTATCAAAACAACATAAGGACATGAAACTTGCTTATTTACTGGGATCATCAGGGTCCTCTTGGAATATCTCTCTCATTGAATCTTTATTTGATCAAGCTGACAGAGAGCAAATCCTAAGCATTTCTCTAAAAATAAGGGCACAATCTTGCACTTTAAATTAGATAACCTAGAACGTGACAAGGATTTAGTAAGGGCATACGCCAAGTTATCATTTGAGGAAACATTAACAACACGAACACGGAGAACACTAGATTGTACTTGCTCACGGATATAAGTGATAGTCTATAGCAAGATGCTTCATGAGAGAATGAAAACTGGATTTGAACAAAGATAAGTGGTACTAATATTGTCACAATAAATAGCTAGTGAAGTAGACAAACGTATTCCTAACTCGCTCAAGAGATAACAAATCCaatctataattataataaaggaGCCGGGCTCCAGCCAATCAGAAGCCTGGATTTTCCCGCCTCTCAAAAACGACAGcgttttatcttctttttttttttttttttttNATGAGAAAATGTTAATAGGTAAATGGAAATTGAACTTATACACTTATAGCCaaatttacctttttatttGTTGACTAATTGGTTTTGTTCTTAAAACTAGATGTGATTGGGCGTGTGGTTGAGATTTATTCTCCTGTTGAGAAGGTCATAGCCGGTAAACTGAGTAGGCTAATTGATTTTGTGCTTGAAGACACTAGGTTTGTATCTCTACTGAATTTGGTTTATAATGGTGTGTATGGGGTGTTGTATGCTGATTTTTTGAATTGGTATACAGTCAAAGACAAGTAAAGTGTACCTTGTGGGATGATCATGTTGATGAGCTAAGCCCGTATTTTAACTCTGCTGTTGCTGATCCTCTCATACTGTTGATTCAGCTGTGCCGGGCTAAAATAATGGACAGTAAGTGTCCTATGCTTTACTATCCATTGCTATTTTATTCTCACTGCTATTGGGTAGTTATTTCCTACTTTCTTGTGCAGATGGTGAGGTGCGAATTTGCAGCTCTTTCGACGCCACGCAGCTGTTTTTTAACCATCCGTGTAAGGAGTTTAGGGAACTAAGGAACAGGTCAATTCATTAAATACCTAACAAATCATGAGGTTGTGTTATGTTTCCTTAAATGATTGTaatctaaattttttttcctatttctaGCTATAACACCAAGCTGACACCACTACGATGTATCCAATCTAGCAGCAGACTATGTGGTGCTAATATGGACTTTAGTCAGGGCAGTAATGATTTGGTGGTTACTCAGATTGAAGAAATTTACAGCAAAAAGAATGTAAATCTAATGACTCTTTTAAGTTTGAGCATTCTAGCATTTAGGGAAATAAGTTAGCTTATATTTACCTATATTGACCTATAACACATATAAGCACATGTTTTCAATGGAGGTGCTTTTAACAATAAGCAGATAATCACAAGTCATATAGGCACctgttttaagaaaataatttcagaAAATTGTTGACTGCTTATATAACAAATTGGAAGCtgtttttaacaaataaatcaCATAAGATCAGTGTTAAGGTTTTATTTACTGAACTATTCTGTGTCAGTGATTATGGCAGCatacaaataaaacaataagCACCTGCTTGTAGTATTAAATTGATCATAGCACATACAAGCAAATGTTTTCAGCAAAGAATCATATAACATTGTTATCTATTTAAAGTATTCGAAGCTTTGTTTAACAACTAAATAACATAATCACATAAGATTACTGTTAACAGTTTAATTAGTGTACTATTCTATAACTATTCTATAATGAGTCATAAGTGAGTATACAAGCAATGAAAAATTGTTTACAGTGTTTGTGTTTTGAATGTTATGTGATAATGTGTTTAATTTGCCTGGCAGCTTGGGGAGTATTGGGTTGAGGGTCGTATTGTTGATGTAGAGAGTGTGGTAGATTGGTATTATGTGTCTTGCAAGGATAACTACTGCAAGAGAAAGCTTATTGAGAAGGGTGGAATGATGGTTTGTGATGGTTGTAAAAGTTCTTGGCATGAGGGAGTCGTAAGATATAAGGTAATAGTTCGTGTGGCTGATGATACTGGAGATGCCCCGATGCTGATATGGGATCGTGAATGCTCTGATTTGGTCGGTGTTTCTGCGTCTAATTTATTGGCTAAATACCCTGAGGTTTGGCAATGTATTTATGCTATTTTGTTCCTTACTTTTTAATTGATGTGTTGTGATTAATGTCTTTTTTATTCTGCCTGGTTATAGGGGAATAAAGGAATTCCCCCAGAGTTGGGATGTTTACGTGGGTTGTCAATGCTATTTAGAATTCTCATGAAAAAGGATCAGGCTGAGAGTTACTACTCAGCCTTCACAGTTCTTAGCATTTGCAGAGATGAAAATGCTCTTGCCCAGCATTGCTCAAATCTGTTGGGAAACAGTGAAAGAGATGGATTTTCTGGTGATGGGCATTGTGTTTCTGGGGTatgttttctcattttttttttctaattcaCAACAGGGTACTGTTGACTTATTTTATAagctactaatttattgaaCTGAATTTGTATGCTATAGGATTTCTTTTCTTCTGATGAGGAAGATTGTGTGGCAATTGAGGAGGTTTCTCAGGGCTCTGGTTTAGAAAAGGTGACTGGTTTGGAAGATTTTGAAGAGGGGTTTGGTGTGGATGGTGCTGATGTAACTCTGAAGAGATCCCTATTGAAGGACTTTCATCGTTGTGGCAGTTCTAAGAAAAGTAAGGGTATTGCTGTGAACGAAGAAAAGTAGTTTGTTCAATGTAGCCTAAGTGTTAAGGTTATGGTTTTTGGCTTTGGTTTTTTGGAGACTTGGTGCTTTTAAGTCTCATATTGTATTAGTCTGCTATTACTATGTAGCAGATCATTTTGGTGTTTTGTGGTTGGTTGATAAGGCCTTGCAGTAGCTTGTACTAGGTATTTTGGCTGTAATATTATGTAATGATTTTGTGGTAACTACAGTAAAGTGTTTTGATAAGCACTTTACTC
This portion of the Ipomoea triloba cultivar NCNSP0323 chromosome 5, ASM357664v1 genome encodes:
- the LOC116020309 gene encoding putative protein TPRXL; the encoded protein is MASRNPFSKKTYAQATGSKASSVADSDDRSEVQGPLTRSRARDLGVELDETQSIARNIVRRLGGGSTSSKKATYDRGSSSTTETVGSKSPTPSTKAVGSESPTLSNEATGTKSPSPILSKGSTSSGSSSSPSPMWKATSE
- the LOC116020310 gene encoding replication protein A 70 kDa DNA-binding subunit B-like, which gives rise to MGNDIKRTMNSFWWGCDGERNKDVIGRVVEIYSPVEKVIAGKLSRLIDFVLEDTSQRQVKCTLWDDHVDELSPYFNSAVADPLILLIQLCRAKIMDNGEVRICSSFDATQLFFNHPCKEFRELRNSYNTKLTPLRCIQSSSRLCGANMDFSQGSNDLVVTQIEEIYSKKNLGEYWVEGRIVDVESVVDWYYVSCKDNYCKRKLIEKGGMMVCDGCKSSWHEGVVRYKVIVRVADDTGDAPMLIWDRECSDLVGVSASNLLAKYPEGNKGIPPELGCLRGLSMLFRILMKKDQAESYYSAFTVLSICRDENALAQHCSNLLGNSERDGFSGDGHCVSGDFFSSDEEDCVAIEEVSQGSGLEKVTGLEDFEEGFGVDGADVTLKRSLLKDFHRCGSSKKSKGIAVNEEK